Below is a genomic region from Desulfomicrobium escambiense DSM 10707.
AGCTCCCGTCCCAGTACGGGGCAAGGTTCCGCCGGCAGGATCAGCACGGTGTGCCTGAACTCCGAACCCTGGCTCTTGTGCACGGTCATGGCGTAGCAGGTCTCGTGCCGGGGCAGGCGGGCCGGGGCGAATGAGGTGAAGCCTTCGGGGGCCGGGAAGAAGACCCGGAGGGTGTCGCCGACGGGCAGGGCGATGCCCGTGTCGCCGTTGAAGAGACCCAAGCTGTAATCGTTCTCCAGGATCATAACCGGGCGGCCCTGATACCATCCATCCCCTGCCGGCGCACCGAGCGCCTCGCGGGCCATGCGGTTCAAGGCCTCGGTGCCTTGCGGGCCCTGGCGGATCGGCGACAGCAGGCGCAGGGCTCCGAACGCCTCGAAGGCACGCACCGGGTCCATTTCCGTGCTCAGGCCCCTGAACGCCGCCCGCACGAGCGGGGCGAGTTCCGCGACCAGGGCCGCGTGTCCGGAACACTCCTTCATCTCCAGATCGTCATGGGGCTGCGAAAGCAGTTCCTCCGCCTTCCCGGCCTCACCGGCCACGATGCACGCGGCCAGGGCGGCGATGCCGCTGTCCGCACCGAACCGCCAGCTTTTCCTCAGTTCCACTACATGGTCCGTCAGGGCCGAGACGTATGAAGCCTCGGGCAGGCGTGCCCCCGCCCTAGCGGCGTCGGCCGCGAAGGCCGGCGAGAAGGCGTTGATGGCGTCCTCGCGGCAGAGGTTGCCAAGCACTGCTCCGGCCTCCACCGATGCGAGCTGGTTACGGTCACCCAGCAGCACCAGGGCGGTTTGTTCGGGCAGCGCTTCCAGCAGGCGGGCCGTCAGTTCGAGATCGAGCATGGACGCTTCATCGACGACCAGCATGTCAAGTGGCAGGGGATTGCCTTGGTGGTGGCGGAAGCCCCCGGCGCCCCAGCCGAGCAGGCGGTGCACGGTCTGGGCGCCCTGCATCAGGCTTTCGTCCAGTTCAGGCGGCAGGGTTCCTCCCGGAAAGGCCGCGGCCAGGGCCTCGGACATGCGCGAAGCCGCCTTGCCCGTGGGCGCGGCCAGGCGGATGCGGAAGGGCGCGCCGGCGTGCATGCGGGCCGCAAGGGCCAGGATGCGGGCCACGGTCGTGGTCTTGCCCGTGCCGGGGCCGCCCGAGATGACGCAGAAGCGGCTGCGCAGGGCCGCGAAGCAGGCCACGTCCTGCCAGTCGGTTTCCTCGTCTCGGGCCTTGAAAATGTCGGGTAGCAGCTCTGCCGGGATGCTCCGGGGCGGTGCCGAGGCCAGGCGCAGGAAGGCCCGGGCCAGGGACTCCTCGTCGCGGAAGAAGCGGGCGAAGTACAGCCGCTCCCCGTCAAGGATGAGGGGCAGGCCGGAGTCGGGCGCGCCGATCACCCCCGTGTCCAGGCCGCCGTCCAATGCGTCCAGGCCCAGGGAGGCCAGTCGTTCGCGCACGCCCTCATCGCCGAGGTGCAGGCAGACGTGCCCTTCGCGCACGGCCAGGGAGACCAGGGCCGTCAGGCCTGCCGCGAGGTCTGCGTGTCCCGGCAGGGCCAGGGAGGCGGCGAAGCGGGCCTGGTAGAGGTCGGCCCCGGTGAAGAGTTCGCTGGCAACGAGGCGGGGCAGGATGGCGGGGCGGGCGAACATCAGCGGTCCTCCATGTAGATGAGGGCCTCGTCCAACGCTTCGAGGAAGCGCAGATCGGGACGGTCCTCATGCACGCCCTGCCCCGGCCGCTCCGGGTCCACGCCGCGCAGGAAGACGTAGCGCACGCCGCCGAAGTGCTCCGCGTAGTCGAATTTTGGATTGCGCAGGGCCAGATGGCGCTTCAGGGCCAGGCAGTAGAGGTGGTACTGCAGGAAGTAGTGGCTGCCGACCATGGCCGTGTGCAGGGCGTCCTGGATGTAGTGGGCGGGAGTGGGGCCGAGCCAGTTGGATTTCCAATCGAGGAGGTAAAATTTTTCACCGCTGCGCACGACCAGATCCATGAACCCGGTCATGAAGCCCCGGCGCGGCTCGAAACGCAAGTTGCCCATGCGCTCCGGCAGGTCGGGCGGCAGAAGCCCGGCCGCGTCCCGATACACGGCGGCCAGGGCCTCGCGGGTCACGGGGCGCAGGGGGAAAAGGAATTCCAGCTCGACCAGCTTGTCCTTCTGTTTGATGCCTTTCAACTGCAACCCTTCTCCCAGATCCGCGTGCAGGACCCGTTTGACCATGTCCTGGACAGTTTGATGCCAGTCCGGGGCGAAGCCGTACGTGGCCAGCGCCTCGGTCACGGCGGCGGGGACGGTGCTCTCGTCCGCGAAATCGATGCGCTCGAAAACCCAGTGCAGGCAGGAACCGGCGGCAGCGCCGCGCGGGAAATTCGCCATGGACCACTCGTCCGCGGCCATGCCGGACGCATCAGTCTCATCCAGGCCCGGCCGCGCTCCGTGTTCCATGCCGCGGGTCAGGCCGGTGAAGCTCGCCAGCCCGAAGCCGGAGCCCAGAACGCGATCCCAGTTCCGGAATCGCAGGTCCGGGGCATGGGTGAATTGCGGCGGTCCCGCCTCGGGTTCGGCGTCGGGCAGTTCCGCGACCTCGATGTCGTCACCCGCCAGTTCGAGCAGGTCCGCGCAGACCATGCCCTCATCGACGTCGTCCCAGTTCAGGGCGCTGTTTTCACCGGCGCGATGCCCGTGGAACAGCCAGGCCGCGCCCGAGGTCTCGGCCTCGTTGATGCGTCCCCAAATCGCGTAGCAGCGGCACTTGGCGCGGGTCAGGGCCACGTACAGCAGTCGCACGCGCTCGGCCTGCGCCTCGGTCAGGGCCTGGCCTATCCGCCTTGGCAGCTCCTCCGTACCCAGGTCGAGAAGCAATCCGCTTTCGTGGATCAGGGCCCGATCCTCGGGGCATCTGGCCCGGCCAAAGATGAAGGGGCAGAAGACTACCGGGTATTGGAGCCCCTTGCTCTTGTGAATGGTCACGATCTGGACCGCGTCGCGGTCCGTGTCCAGGCGGAGCTGGGATTCCTCAGTACTGTCGGTGCCGAGCCGCCGGGCGAACCAGGTCAGCAGGGTGTGCATGGACGCGCCCGATTCGCGTTCCCGGCTGTGGAGCAGCTCCAGGCAGTGCAGGACGTTGGTCATGCGCCGTTCGCCGTCCGGCAGGGAGACAAGGCGCCCTCGCACATCGAGGTCGGTGAAGAGTCGGCGCGCGGCGGCCATGACACCCCGGCGGTCCCACAGTTCGCGGCAGGCGAGGAAGCGTTCGAACCACGCCTCGAGTTTATCGCCGTCCTCGTCGATGAGTGCGAGATGCGGGGCCGTCAGGCCGATCATGGGTGCGGCCAGGGCCGTGCGCAGGGCCGCCGGGCGCTGGCAATCGGCCATGCCGCGCAGCACGGACAGGAGTTCCGCCGCCTCGGGGCTGGCGAAGACCGACGAAGTGTGGGTCACGACGCTCGGGATGCGCAGCGCGCCAAGGGCTTGGTGGACGGCCTCGCCCTGGGCATGGGTTTCGACCAGAACGGCGATGTCCCCTGGCAGGAGCGGCGCGTCGCCGATGCGGATGCTCCCTCCGGCTGCGCCCCGCAGCAGACGGCTGATCTCGGCGGCCACGGCCCGGCAGATGCGCGGCGCAAGCGCCCCCTTGGCCAGGGGCTTGTCCTCGCTCTTGACCTGCCAGAGGACCATGGGCGCGGGTGTATGCCCGTCTTCGCGGAAGCGGTCCCGCTCTTCGTCCGGGGCGCTCACGGGCTGGTAGCCGATTTTCGGGTCCAGGAAGGGCCTTGGATTGTCGGGTCTGAAAAAAAGGCGGTTCACGGCCGCGATGAGCTCCGGTGTGGAGCGGTAGTTGACGCCCAGCGTCATGCCGCGCTCGCAGCTTTCGGCCGCGGTAAGGTACGTGTGAAGATCCGCGCCCCGGAAGGAGTAGATGGCCTGCTTGGGGTCGCCGATGAGGAACAGGCTGTTCTCCCCGTCGCCGGTGGCGAAGAGGGTGCGGAAGATGTCGTACTGCAGGCCGTCGGTGTCCTGGAACTCGTCGATGAGGGCCGTGCGGTACTGGGTCCGAGCCGCCGCGACCAGCTCGGGGCTGGCCAGGGCGGCGTGCATGTTCCGCAGCAGGTCGTCGAAACCCAACACGTTGCGCCGCCGCTTGAGGTCGTCCAGGCGCACCGTCACGCCCGAGAGGAACGCATGGCGCAGATGGACCACATAGGGGCCCAGCGCCTGCCGCAAGGCCTCGACACGGTCCAGGATATCCTGGATCTCGTCGAACAACGGGTGCTCAGGAGCGGTGAAGGCCTTTTTGGTCATGCCCCGCACGTATGTCGAGGTCAGTTCGCCGAGGGCCTTGAGCTGGTCCCTGGCATCGAGCCTCGGGTCGTTCAGGAAGTCGCGTGCCGCTTTCAGACGCTGATCGAGCTTCTGCGGCGAGAACTGGCGGGCGTTGAAATTGTCCGTCCGGGCCAAAAGAAGCGTTCGGACTTCAGTTTCCGCAACAGCCCAGGACGCCATGAGCCTTTCGCATGCCTCACGCACGGCCCGGTCCAGGGGGGCGGGGTCCGGCGCGGGGCTGTCCGGCACGATGCGGATGCGCTGGGCCAGGAAGGGCAGGCCGGACATTTCCGTGAGATGGTCCGGGGGCAGCTGCTTGCGCACTTCCGTGCCGGTCAGGCCATCAAGGGGCAGGATGTGACTGCGCCAGAAATCCACGCAGACCTGGCGGCGCAGGTCCGAGAGGTCCGGTTCGAGCTGCGTGTCGAAGAGGGCCGAGCACTCGAAGCCGTTGCGCCCGAGCATGCGCTGGCAGAAGCCGTGGATGGTGAAGACCTGGGCCAGGTCGAAGTTGCGCAGGGCGAGTTCCAGGCGACGGGCGGCGTCGGTGCCCTCAAAGCGGGCCAGGAGGTCCCGTTCCAGTTCTTCGTCGGCCTCAAGTTCACCAGCCAGCACCCCGGCCACGTCGGACAGCCTTTTCCGGATGCGCCCGCGCAGTTCCTCGGTGGCCGCGTCCGTGAAGGTCACCACCAGGATCTGGTCCACGGTCAGCCCCTTCTCCAGCAGCAGACGCACGAAGAGGCCGGTCAGGGTGTAGGTCTTGCCGGTGCCGGCGCTGGCCTCGATGAGGGTCGTGCCGTCCAGGGGGGCGGTGCAAAGGTCCATGGGCTCCATCACTGGGCGCCTCCCAGAATGGGGCCGTAGATTTCCTCGGCCACGTCCGCGAAGCGCTCCCAGTCCGGTTCGACGTCGCGGAAGAGGAAGGCCAGGTGCGGGTCGTCGCGCTCGGGGCTGACCATGTAGCCGCCTTCCCACTGGCGCAGGGCCTGCATCAATGCCTCGGGGCGCTCCTTGGGCTTGCGGCCCGTGAAGCGTGCCTCGGCGAAGGCCAGGGATGTCCGGGGGAAGAGAGGGATGGGGGTGCGCATGCCCTGCGTGTAGAGTCGCAGCAACCCTTCGAGCATGTTCCGGGCGCCCGGTGCCTCGGGTGCGGTGAAGCAGTCATCGGTGCCGATGTGTATGGACTGGACGGCATGGCCTGCGGCCGAGGCGGCCAGATGGCGGACCCACAGGCGGAGCATGTCCGGGCTTTTGGTCTTGGCCGGGCGGCAGGTCACGATGCGGTCGCCGTGGAGGTCGAGGCGTCCTGTGAGCGTGACCCTGCCCAGTGGCAGCTTCAGGTCGAGGCGCGCGGCCTTTTCGTCGCCGATGACGGCCCGTGCCTGGTCGGCCAGGGCGCGGATCTGGGAGCAGAGTTTCCGGCTCGCGTCGGTCCCGGCCTGGCCCGGAGGCAGGAGCTGCCAGGTCAGGAGCAGCCCCTCCAGATTGGCGGCGGGCTCGTCCAGGGCCGTGCGCAGGAGATCCTGCAAGGGGCCGTAGGCTTCGAGGCCCGTGGGCGCGGCCAGGGGCTCCTCGTCCATAAAATCGTCCTCGCCTCTGCCTGGGTCGATGCGCAGGGCGCGTAGCAGGTGGCGGCAGGGGTGGGTCAGGAAGCGCGTCAGCTCTTCGATGTCGATTTCGATGTCACGCTCCGCCTGTGCATCTTCGGGAGCATCGGTCGCGGGGAAAAATTGCCTGGACCGGTGCTCGGCAAACAGCGCCAGCGCCGCGTCGCGGTTCTGGGCAGAGTAGGAGAAAAGGCGCGACCCTGCGCTGAAATAGTCCGGATGGAAGGCCTGCAGCTTGTGCTTGAAAACAATGGCCTCCGAGGGTTTGCGGCCGTCAACCGTGCACCCTTTGTCCAGGAAATCGAGCAGTTCCGAGACCAGGACCGAGGGCGGCGCCACGGCATTGTCGGATTGGGACAGGCCGGGGTAGGTCAAAATGAGGCTGTCGCGGGCCGAGATGATGCTCTCCAGGAACAGGTAGCGGTCGTCCTCGCGCAAGGACCGGTCGCCGGGCCTCGGACGGGCGGCCATGAGGTCGAAGCCCGGGGGCGTGTCCTGGCGCGGGAAGGCCGTGCTGGTCAGGCCCGTCAGGCAGACCACCCGGAAGGGGATGGAGCGCATGGGCCTCAGGCCGCAGAAGGTCAGGCCCGAGGCCAGGAAGCCCGACTCGCCGCCGCTCTCGTCCAGCCGCTTGCGGATGAGATAGAGCATGGTCCGGGCGTCGGCCTCGAAGTCGCCCATCTCGCCGGTCAGGTCGGTCACGGTTCGGCGGATGGCCAGCAGATGCTCGGCTTGGGCTGGGTCCTGGGGGAAAAAGGAGCCCAGGATCCACAGCAGGCAGTCCCGCCAGTCGGAAGGCTTGCGCGTGTGATCCAACCTGGACCACAGGGTGGCGAGTTCGTCGATCCAGGCGGTCACGCGGCCCAGCAGTTCCTGCTCGGCCGAGCCGCGCAGCGCCAGGGGGGCGATGCCGCCCAGCGGGGCCGCCGCGCCGGTCATGTATCCGAGGAACAGGCGGGACAGGCCGCTCTCCCACGTGTTCTGGCCGAAATCCCCAAGCCCCGCATTCCTGCGGAAATTCCGATCAAGCCCCCAGCGCACGCCGGATGCGCGCACCCACTCCAGCACGCGCTGCGTATCGGACGCCTCCAGGCCCAGGCGCTGCCGCACTGGCGGGGCTTCGAGCAGGGCGCAGACGCGCGAGGCCTCGAAGCGGTGCTGTCCGAACTCCAGGAGTTCCAGGAAGAGGCGGATGGTTTCGGCAGCCCTGGTGGGCTTGCGGTCGGAGATGGAGAAGGGGACGGCGGCCTCGCCGGGGGTCCCGAACACGGCCTGGATGACCGGGGCGTAGGCCTCGATGTCCGGGTTCATGACCAGGATGTCCTGAGGGGTGAGGGACGGGTCCTTGGAGAGGAGGTCGAGGATCAGGTCCTGCAAAACCTCCATTTCGCGCAGGGGGCTGTGGCAGCAGTGGACCTGGATGGAAGTGTCGAAGAAGTGCGCTGTTTCGTCCCGGACGTTCAGATCAAGCAGGTCGGTCTGGAGTTGTCCGAGCACGGTGTCGGCGCCTGGTTCCTCGTACAGCCTCGTTTCCAGCGCGTCCCGGTCCATCAGCAGTTCCAGAAAGTCTTTCCCTACCGCGCCGAGACCCGCCAGCGGCATTGCGTCTTCGGGTCGTTCCGGGGAGGCGTGCTCTCCTGCGCGGTAGGCGCGCCGTCGTTCCCGATGCGTTAGAAGGTCGCCCCAGTACTTTCGGCAAGGGCTGAGCAAAAAGACGTGCACCTGGCTGTGCCTGGACAGGACTTTCAAAAGATCGAGATAGACCGGAGGCAGGGTCGGGATGCCGAAGACGCAGACGCGGGTGGGGAGTTTCGGCAGGGACGAGCCTTTTTCCAGCTTGGTGATGGTCCGTCGCAGCAGCGCCGCGCGATGCTCCCCGCCCATGTCCCGGATCAGTTCCCTCCATAGCCGGGCCTGCCAGGTTTCGCTGGCGATGTGGCTGGGCAGGAGGAAGTTTCCGCTCGGTTCATGGTTCTCCCAGCGTGCGGCCCACTCCGGCCGGAAGATGAGATACTGGTCGAAATGATAGGCGATGCGCTCGGCCAGCTGCACGGACTTGAGTTCCGAATCCTCGCGCACGTAGCGCGCCAGCGGCGCGAACTCCGGCTCGTCCAGCAGGCCGCGCAGCAGGTGCGTGATGCGCCACAGCATGCGCTCCTGGCTTAAGGGGTATTCGGGGGGCAGGTCGGCCCGCAGTTCCCGACAGAGTTCGTAGGCGAAACCGACGGGAAACGGGAACCGCACGCCCGCGCAGACCCCGTGACGGCGGGCCATCTGCATGGAGATCCAGCGCTGCATACCCCTGGACTGAACCAGGATGGTCTCCTGCTTCATGGGGTCCAACGGAATTTTTACGACCTCGGCCAGCAGTTCGGCCAGGTTCTCCAGGCGGTTGGAGGCGTGGAGGAGAAAGCCTTCCATGAGAGTCAGGACGCCGCCAATCCTACTTCGTTTTCGATGCCCGTGATGGCCGCGATGGAGAGTGTCAGGAAATCTCCCAGTTCCAGGCCGATCTTTTCGCATTCCTTGATGGTCTCGCGACAGACCGAGGCGGCGAAGGCCTTGTCCTTCATCTTTTTCTTCAGGCTCTTGGCCTCCATGCCCTGCATGCGCGTGGGGCGGACCAGGGCTGCGGTGTGGATGAGGCCGGTCACGGTCTCGCCGCAGCGCAGGGCGAAATCGAAGTCCGACTGCGGCAGATTGCCATTCATCTCGTTGTGGCGGGCGATGGCCAGCACGGCCTCTTCGGGTAGCTTGCCGGCCAGGGTTTCGGCGGTCAGCAGGCCGTGTTTTTCGGGGGTGTCCTTGGTCTCGGGATAGTCGAGGTCGTGCAGCAGGCCGGCCAGGCCCCAGGTTTCGGGGTCGTGGCCCAGGCGGGCGGCCAGGGCGCGCATGACGGCTTCGGTCTCCAGGGCGTGAACGACGAGGTGGTCGGGGGCGCTGGCCTTGATCATGGCCAGGGCTTCGGTGCGGTCGAGCATGTGTCCTCCGTGGTTTGGAAGGCAGAGAATTCCTGCATTTCCGCGCCGCGGTCAAGGATTCAGCAGCACGAAGTCCCGCGCTTGCCCGGCAGCCAGGTCTGGATGATGTACTCGGCGCAGCCCACGCCGGGCGTGACCGTGATGGCGTCGGTCGGGCAGTTCAGGGCGCAGGCCCCGCACTCCATGCAGGCTTCGCGGTCCAGGACCTCGGCCTTGCCGTCCCGCACGGCGAAGATGCGGTGCGGGCAGACCGTGGCGCACAGGCCGCAGCCCACGCATTTTTCGCGGTCATAGGCCAGGGTGGCCACGTTTTCGAGATGGCGGAAGTTTTTCATGTCGTCCTTACGTAAAATTGCCGATCACAAAGAGGATTGCGGCCAGGAGCGTGCCTGCGGCCTGCAGGGGGATGGCCTTGCGCATCTCCTTTTCCACGCCCGAGGGTGACGTGTAGGGCGTGGATCCCGTGAAATTGAGTCCCAACCACGAGGACATGACCACCGTCCACAGCCCCGCTCCCATAATCTGAGTCACGGACTGCTCGGGGAAAATGGCCGGCAGCAGCACGGCCAGGGCCAATCCAAGCCCGGCTCCGCCCAGGGAAAAGAGCCGCGTGCGCAGCGCGGGCAGGAGCAGGGGAAAGAGAACCGCGCCGGCGGCCAGGCCCAGGCCCGTTGCGCTCGCGGCCAGGATCCAGCGCTGCCCGATGGCCTGCATGGAAAAGTCCGGACCAATGAGGCTCAGCGCGGCCGCCACCAGGAAGGACGCGAGGATGATCTTCCAGCCCAGGACCAGTTCCACGGGGATGACGGCGGCGCGCTCCCGCATGGAGAAAGTCACCTCGCGCATGGCCTCGTCGATGCCGTGGTCGAGGTAGCGGGGCAGGTCTTCGGCCCGGACGGGCCCGAACACGGCTTCGAACCCGCAGGCCTTGCGCAGGTCGCGGGCCCGCACCCCGTTGGCCCCGAGCTGGGGCAGGATCAGTCGGCGATGGGACACGACGCGGTCGAGCCCGGTCTTATTTACCTGCTCGGCGATGCCGGCCGCGCTGAAGGTACCCTTGCCGCCCGCGCACCAGACGTTGATGCCGCGCGTGTCGACCACCAGCAGCCAGACGTCGCGTCCGGTCAGGGCGAAGCGAACCGTGTCGAAGGTCAGCTTGTAGTTGGCCGTGACGACCACCGGGGAGCCTGGGTCGGGAGCGCCCACGGCGTAGAGGCCGGGGTTGACGGTATAGTGGTTGCGGTCGAGGCCCAGCCGGGCGCGGCAGGTCCCGAGCCGGTCCTGCGCCGTGGGGCTGGTCCGCAGGCGTGGGATGCGCCCTGCGGCGGTGGGCGTGAAGGCTTCGACGTAGGGTTCGATGCGGTAGCCCGGAAGGTCGTCCACCCCTGCACCAGGGGCCGGCGGCGGGCCTCAGCACGCCCCCGGTGCCGGGGAGGGAGAGGGCGCGTCGAGGGCGCACGGATCTGAAAACGGGCCGGAAGGGGCCATGGGAAAGGGCTGCAAGGGTTTCATAATTTCCTAGAGTGCGGTGACGAGTTTTTTGAGTTCGGCCAGCCGGTCCTTGTCCGCGCAGTAACAGATCCGCGGCCCTTCGATCTCGCCTCGGATGAGCCCCGCCTCCTTGAGTTGATTGAGGTGCTGGCTGACGGTGGATTGGGCCAGGGGCAGGATGCTGACGATCTCGCCGCAGATGCAGCGGTCGACCTGCAGCAGGTGCCTGAGGATGGCCACCCTGGCGGGGTGACCCAGGGCTTTGCAGAGGGAGGCGAGGGCGTCGTCGTGTCTGTCCTGGCTCATGATCGGCTCCACTTATAAATCGTATTTCGTAAAAATACGATAAGCCGCTTTTTGCGTCAATCCCTGGCCGTGTATTGAATTTTCCCCCATCCGGGGGCATTATGCACAAACACATTCTCGAGGAGGCACTATGCGCTGGAAACAATTCTTCACCCCGGTTCAGTCCATGAATCCGGACGAGGCCCGGGCCTATCTGTCCGACAAGACCCTGCAGGAAGTGACCATTCTCGATGTGCGCCAACCCGGCGAATACGAAGAGGGGCACATTCCCGGCGCCAAGCTCGTGCCTATGGCCGTGCTGGCGGATTCCCTGCACGAGATCGACAGCTCCAAGCCCGTGCTCGTCTACTGCGCCATCGGCGGCCGCAGCCGCATCGCAGCCCAGACCCTGGCCGGCAAGGGCTATGACCAGGTCATCAACCTCTCTGGCGGTTTCAAGGCCTGGACCGGCCAGGCGGCCTACGGGCCCGAGGAGGAGGGCGTCGACCTTTTCGCCGAACTGGACAGCGCCGAGCAGATCCTGGCCACGGCCTATTCCCTGGAGGACGGGCTGCGCGATTTCTACCTGCGCATGCAGGAGCGGGCCTACGACGAGAAGCTCAAGAGCGTCTTCAGGCTGCTGGCCGACATCGAGATCAAGCACAAGGACCGGCTGTTCGAGGAGTACACCCGGTTGACGGGCAAGGACGACCGGGGGGCCTTCGAGTGCACCTTTGTCACCCCGCTCATGGAAGGGGGCATGACCACCCAGGAGTATCTGGAGCGCTTCAAGCCCGATATGGACAGCCCCGTGGACGTCGTGTCCATGGCCATGTCCATCGAGGCCCAGGCCCTGGACCTCTACATGCGCGCCGCCGTCTGGACCACGGACGACGAGAACCGCGCCATCCTGGAACAGATCGCCAGCGAGGAGAAGAGCCATCTGGCCCGTCTCGGCCAGCTGCTGGACGAAATGTACGCCGACGGCAAACCCTGATTCTCTCCAGTTTCCGAAACGCCGCAGCGCAAGGGCCCGTGTCGAAGTCGTACCGACTTTGCGCGGGCCTTTGCTGCGCTTGGGACGCGGCCCAGGCGCGCGGCGTGACCATGGGAGAAGATGCGTAAGTGCGTGGGAGAGGAATTGCGCACCGCGTACGGTCTTTGCGCGCGCATTTCGGATCAAAACTCTCATCATTCATCACTGCCGGATCAATATCATTGGAGAACGGGCAGTTGACCCTCATCGTGCGGCCAGGCACGCCCTTTGCTCAATGGATGCCAACGGCGACGGCCATGTGGTCGCCTGCCAGCAGACTTTCGGGGGTGTGTCATGAAGCAGATCTGTTACCTTTTCTGGATTGCCGGGATGGCGACTCTTGTTGCTTATGGCTGGAGCGATAATATCCTTAATCAGGTTTCCGAGGTGGTCCGATTCATGGGGCGGCTTGTGGCCTTCATGATGGTCTGACCCTCCTCCTCTCGCGTGTCCGCAGCCGGAAGGACCTGGCATCCTTCCGGCTGCGGGGTTTTTCTTCGCGCTTTTCCCTCCTCGGGGACGTTCGTCCGCACCATCCTGCTCCCGCGCTGTTGCGCTCCCGCACGGCCCGTTATAGGCCACGTCATGTCTGTCGTCTTCTTTTCCCCCGATCATGGGTCCTGGGTGCGCTACGAGCGGCCCGCGGCCGTATTCGAGGCGCATCGCCATGACGAGATTCCCGGCCTTCTGGCGCATCTCGAAGGCGAAGTGGAGCGGACGGGCCTGCACGCCGTCGGGTTTCTGGCCTACGAGGCGGGAAGCGCCTTCGATGCGGCCA
It encodes:
- the recD gene encoding exodeoxyribonuclease V subunit alpha, producing MFARPAILPRLVASELFTGADLYQARFAASLALPGHADLAAGLTALVSLAVREGHVCLHLGDEGVRERLASLGLDALDGGLDTGVIGAPDSGLPLILDGERLYFARFFRDEESLARAFLRLASAPPRSIPAELLPDIFKARDEETDWQDVACFAALRSRFCVISGGPGTGKTTTVARILALAARMHAGAPFRIRLAAPTGKAASRMSEALAAAFPGGTLPPELDESLMQGAQTVHRLLGWGAGGFRHHQGNPLPLDMLVVDEASMLDLELTARLLEALPEQTALVLLGDRNQLASVEAGAVLGNLCREDAINAFSPAFAADAARAGARLPEASYVSALTDHVVELRKSWRFGADSGIAALAACIVAGEAGKAEELLSQPHDDLEMKECSGHAALVAELAPLVRAAFRGLSTEMDPVRAFEAFGALRLLSPIRQGPQGTEALNRMAREALGAPAGDGWYQGRPVMILENDYSLGLFNGDTGIALPVGDTLRVFFPAPEGFTSFAPARLPRHETCYAMTVHKSQGSEFRHTVLILPAEPCPVLGRELLYTALTRAKQKFSLCGTQEQLEYAVAKKYNRTSGLGHILFSSHQNPHTLS
- the recB gene encoding exodeoxyribonuclease V subunit beta, which translates into the protein MDLCTAPLDGTTLIEASAGTGKTYTLTGLFVRLLLEKGLTVDQILVVTFTDAATEELRGRIRKRLSDVAGVLAGELEADEELERDLLARFEGTDAARRLELALRNFDLAQVFTIHGFCQRMLGRNGFECSALFDTQLEPDLSDLRRQVCVDFWRSHILPLDGLTGTEVRKQLPPDHLTEMSGLPFLAQRIRIVPDSPAPDPAPLDRAVREACERLMASWAVAETEVRTLLLARTDNFNARQFSPQKLDQRLKAARDFLNDPRLDARDQLKALGELTSTYVRGMTKKAFTAPEHPLFDEIQDILDRVEALRQALGPYVVHLRHAFLSGVTVRLDDLKRRRNVLGFDDLLRNMHAALASPELVAAARTQYRTALIDEFQDTDGLQYDIFRTLFATGDGENSLFLIGDPKQAIYSFRGADLHTYLTAAESCERGMTLGVNYRSTPELIAAVNRLFFRPDNPRPFLDPKIGYQPVSAPDEERDRFREDGHTPAPMVLWQVKSEDKPLAKGALAPRICRAVAAEISRLLRGAAGGSIRIGDAPLLPGDIAVLVETHAQGEAVHQALGALRIPSVVTHTSSVFASPEAAELLSVLRGMADCQRPAALRTALAAPMIGLTAPHLALIDEDGDKLEAWFERFLACRELWDRRGVMAAARRLFTDLDVRGRLVSLPDGERRMTNVLHCLELLHSRERESGASMHTLLTWFARRLGTDSTEESQLRLDTDRDAVQIVTIHKSKGLQYPVVFCPFIFGRARCPEDRALIHESGLLLDLGTEELPRRIGQALTEAQAERVRLLYVALTRAKCRCYAIWGRINEAETSGAAWLFHGHRAGENSALNWDDVDEGMVCADLLELAGDDIEVAELPDAEPEAGPPQFTHAPDLRFRNWDRVLGSGFGLASFTGLTRGMEHGARPGLDETDASGMAADEWSMANFPRGAAAGSCLHWVFERIDFADESTVPAAVTEALATYGFAPDWHQTVQDMVKRVLHADLGEGLQLKGIKQKDKLVELEFLFPLRPVTREALAAVYRDAAGLLPPDLPERMGNLRFEPRRGFMTGFMDLVVRSGEKFYLLDWKSNWLGPTPAHYIQDALHTAMVGSHYFLQYHLYCLALKRHLALRNPKFDYAEHFGGVRYVFLRGVDPERPGQGVHEDRPDLRFLEALDEALIYMEDR
- the recC gene encoding exodeoxyribonuclease V subunit gamma translates to MEGFLLHASNRLENLAELLAEVVKIPLDPMKQETILVQSRGMQRWISMQMARRHGVCAGVRFPFPVGFAYELCRELRADLPPEYPLSQERMLWRITHLLRGLLDEPEFAPLARYVREDSELKSVQLAERIAYHFDQYLIFRPEWAARWENHEPSGNFLLPSHIASETWQARLWRELIRDMGGEHRAALLRRTITKLEKGSSLPKLPTRVCVFGIPTLPPVYLDLLKVLSRHSQVHVFLLSPCRKYWGDLLTHRERRRAYRAGEHASPERPEDAMPLAGLGAVGKDFLELLMDRDALETRLYEEPGADTVLGQLQTDLLDLNVRDETAHFFDTSIQVHCCHSPLREMEVLQDLILDLLSKDPSLTPQDILVMNPDIEAYAPVIQAVFGTPGEAAVPFSISDRKPTRAAETIRLFLELLEFGQHRFEASRVCALLEAPPVRQRLGLEASDTQRVLEWVRASGVRWGLDRNFRRNAGLGDFGQNTWESGLSRLFLGYMTGAAAPLGGIAPLALRGSAEQELLGRVTAWIDELATLWSRLDHTRKPSDWRDCLLWILGSFFPQDPAQAEHLLAIRRTVTDLTGEMGDFEADARTMLYLIRKRLDESGGESGFLASGLTFCGLRPMRSIPFRVVCLTGLTSTAFPRQDTPPGFDLMAARPRPGDRSLREDDRYLFLESIISARDSLILTYPGLSQSDNAVAPPSVLVSELLDFLDKGCTVDGRKPSEAIVFKHKLQAFHPDYFSAGSRLFSYSAQNRDAALALFAEHRSRQFFPATDAPEDAQAERDIEIDIEELTRFLTHPCRHLLRALRIDPGRGEDDFMDEEPLAAPTGLEAYGPLQDLLRTALDEPAANLEGLLLTWQLLPPGQAGTDASRKLCSQIRALADQARAVIGDEKAARLDLKLPLGRVTLTGRLDLHGDRIVTCRPAKTKSPDMLRLWVRHLAASAAGHAVQSIHIGTDDCFTAPEAPGARNMLEGLLRLYTQGMRTPIPLFPRTSLAFAEARFTGRKPKERPEALMQALRQWEGGYMVSPERDDPHLAFLFRDVEPDWERFADVAEEIYGPILGGAQ
- a CDS encoding HDIG domain-containing metalloprotein, which encodes MLDRTEALAMIKASAPDHLVVHALETEAVMRALAARLGHDPETWGLAGLLHDLDYPETKDTPEKHGLLTAETLAGKLPEEAVLAIARHNEMNGNLPQSDFDFALRCGETVTGLIHTAALVRPTRMQGMEAKSLKKKMKDKAFAASVCRETIKECEKIGLELGDFLTLSIAAITGIENEVGLAAS
- the hgcB gene encoding mercury methylation ferredoxin HgcB; amino-acid sequence: MKNFRHLENVATLAYDREKCVGCGLCATVCPHRIFAVRDGKAEVLDREACMECGACALNCPTDAITVTPGVGCAEYIIQTWLPGKRGTSCC